CGACCGCGGTGCAGTGGTCGCGCACGTAGAGCCAGTCGCGCACGTTGCGCCCGTCGCCGTACACGGGCAGCGGCTTGTCCTCCAGGGCGTTGGCGATCATCAACGGGATCAGCTTCTCGGGAAACTGGTACGGGCCGTAGTTGTTGCTGCAGCGCGTGGTCATCACCGGGAATCCGAACGTGTGGTGGAAGGCGCGGCAGAGCAGGTCGGCCGAGGCCTTGCTGGCGGAGTAGGGCGAGTTGGGCGCCAGGGGCGTCGACTCCGTGAACGCGCCCTCGTCGCCGAGGGAGCCGTACACCTCGTCGGTGCTGACCATGACGAAGCGGTCGACGCCGGCGGCGCGGGCCTCCTCGAGGAGGATCTCCGTGCCCACCACGTTGGTCGTCACGAAGACCTCCGGCCCCTCGACGCTGCGGTCGACGTGGCTCTCGGCGGCGAAGTGCACCACGGCGTCGATGGCGTGGTCGCGCAGGGCGGTGCGCACGGCGGCGCGGTCGCGGACGTCGCCCCGCACGAAGGCGTAGCGCGGGTCGTCCTCGCACCCGGCCAGGTTGGCCAGGTTCCCGGCGTAGGTGAGCAGGTCGAAGTTGACCACGTGGTCGTCGCCGCGCTCGAGCAGGAGGCGGACATAGTTGGCGCCGATGAAGCCGGCGCCGCCGGTGACGAGGATGTTCATGTCGCGCTGCTTCCTGCGCCCGGGGCGCCGTTGGAACCTTCCGTCTCGACCCGCATCACGCGCCCACCGCCTGCCAGGCCGCCAGAAACTCCCGGGTCCGCGTCGCGGAAACCCGGGCGGGCGCGCCGGGTTCCTTCAGGCTCGTGCCCACGATGCACCCGTCGGCGTGGGCCCGCAGCATGGCCGCCGTCGCCGCGTCCGCCCCGCTGCCCACCAGGAGCGGACAGTCGGGCAGGGCCTCGCGGACGGTCACGAGGTCGGCCGGATCGGTGCCCGCACCCGTGGCCGCCCCGGTGACGATGACGGCATCGGCGCGACCGCGCAGGCGCAGATCGGCCGCCTCTTCCGCCAGCGGGCGGGCCACGAGGGGCCGCGCGTGCTTGACCCGCACGTCGGCCAGGATCGCCACGTAGGCGGCCGGCCGGTCGGCCCCCAGTTCGCGCCGCCGGCGCAGGGTCTCCCAGGCGCGGCCGGTGATGGGGCCCTGGTCGGTCACGGCGGCGCCGCTGTGGACGTTCACGCGCACGAACCGCGCGCCGGTGGCGACGGCGATTCCCAGGGCGCTGTCCACGTCGTTGCGCAGGACATTCACGCCGAGGGCCACGTCCGGGAAGTGCCGCCCGACCGCCCCGACGAGGCGCGTCATGGCGGCCACCGTCTCGGCGCCCACCCGGCCGGGCAGGAAGGGCACATCGTGGTAGTTCTCGACCATGATCGCCCTCACACCGCCGGCGGTCAGGGCCTCGGCCTCGGCCAGGGTGAAGGTCTCGACCGCGGCCAGGTCGCCCTGCCAGCCGGGGCTGCCGGGAAGCGCGGGCAGGTGGATCATGCCCACGACACCGCTCCCCAACGCTTCTCGCAAGTCGTCACGGGTCCACATCATCGCCTCGTTTCAGGTCGGTTCCGGCTCGCGGGGAGCATTTTCTTGGCGTCGCGCCTGTGATAGAATAAATTCTTCCCCGTCGACCAGACAAGGATTTAAGGAGCAGCATGCAGATCATCAACGGCAAGACGGGCTGGCTCGAGGTCATCTGCGGCCCCATGTTCAGCGGCAAGAGCGAGGAGCTGATCAAGCGCCTGCGTCGGGCCCAGATCGCCAAGCGGCGGGTGCAGATCTTCAAGCACGCCATCGACGCCCGCTACGACGCGACGAAGATCGTCTCCCACAGCGCCCAGAGCATGCCCGGGGTCGCCGTCAGCGACGTGCGCGACATCCTCGACCTCGTCGACGACCGCACGGAGCTGGTCGCCATCGACGAGGGCCAGTTCTTCAGCGACGACATCGTCGAGGTGGCCAACACCCTGGCCAACCGCGGCAAGCGGGTCATCGTCGCCGGGCTCGACCTCGACTACATGGGCAACCCCTTCGGCCCCATGCCTCAGCTGCTCTGCTCGGCCGAGTACGTGACCAAGCAGCTCGCCATCTGCATGACCTGCGGCGATCCGGCCAACTTCACCCAGCGCCTGACCAAGGCCACCGAGCAGGTCGTCGTCGGCGCCGCCGAGACCTACGAGGCCCGCTGCCGCCTGCATTTCGAGCCGCCCGCCGAGGCCGGCGCCGACGGGGAAGCAGAAGGCCCCGAGCGCCGCAGCGCCCGGGGCTGATCTCCCGTTCCGATTCCGCCGCTCCTACGTGAAGAAGTGCGGATCGATCTGCAGTTCCTTCGCCTTCTCGCGCAGTTCCCTCACCCGCACCGAAGTGACGCCCAGGAATCGCGCCACCGGGCTCAGCTCCTCGGGCTCGGCCGGTGCGTCGGTCGCGGACGGGTCGGCGTCCTCGCCGCTCGTGGTCAGGGCGATCTCCTCGCCCAGGGCGATCATGGCGGCGACCTGCGCGTTGCGCGCCTCGTCGGCCGCGAAGTCGTGGTGCCAGCGGACGGCATCCTCCAGGTCCTGGCTCAGGTTCCATTCCCGGATCAGCAGGGCCCCGAGGGCGCCGTGGTCGAAGCCGAGGGTCTCCTTCTCGACCTCGTGGTAGGGCCGCCCCGTCGTGGCCGACTCGGTGAGGATCTCCTGGAAGAGCTCCGGGTGGGAGCGAGCCAGGACGAGCTGCCCGATGTTCTGCATCAGGCCGCCGATGAACACCGCCTCGGGATCGGCCCGTCCGACGACCTGGGCCACGAGTTGGCCCGCCATCGCCGACATGACCGACTGGCGCCAGATCTTCTGGTAGAGCATGCCGGCACCGGGCGCCAGGAAGACCGAACGCGCAGCCGTGACCAGGGTCCAGTTGCGGATGGCGACGAAGCCCAGGCGCACGATGGCCTCGCTGACGGTCTTGATCTCGCGGACCGCGCCGTAGAAGGGGCTGTTGGCGATGCGCAGCACCTTGGCCGTGAGGGCCTGGTCCATGGCCAGGGCCGATTCGAGCTTCGTGGCCGTGGTCCGCGGGTCTTCGATGACGGCCATGATGTGGCAGGCCGCCCGCGGCAGGGCCGGCAGCTCGCCGCTGTGGCTGAGTACGATCTCCGGCGTCAGCCGGACGGTCGCGCCGTCGCCGTCGGCCCACGCCGGGGCTTCGGGCAGGGCGTCGGCGGTCTTCGGGTCCGGCATCGCGGTGCGACCGGTGTCGGTCTCCGGCGCGGACGTGCCCGCCGGCGCCAGCTTCAGCTTGCGGCGCGGGCGCGGGGCCGGCGCCCCTTCGTCGGCGTTCTCGGCGGTGGCCGGTTGCACCACGAAGGGATCGATCTCGGGCGCATTCGAGGCGGCCGGCGCCGGGCCGGGCGAGACCGGCCCGCCGATGGCGAGGGGGTCGTCGGAGCCCGGCGGGTCGGCGGCGAGAGCCGGCGGCTGCGGACCGCGTTCCGCCCGCAGGGCCTGGCTCTTCTGGCGACGGTGCAGTTCGGACTTGAGGATGCCGGCAACCCGCCCCTGGCGCGTCTGCACGCCCTTGGCCAGCAGCTGCATGCGGGCCAGGGCGAACTGGGCCAGGATCTCGGCGATGGCCAGCGACTTCTCGGCGGCCTTGTCGGCGTCGAGGTAGATGAACGTGTTCCAGTGGCCCTGGGAAGGCAGGGGCACGATGACGATCTGGCGATCGCGGCTGCCGCGGCCGAGCATCAGGGTCAGGTCGAGGGGGAAGTGCTTCACGGGCACCGGCCCGGCGTACACGGTGGCCTCGTTGGCCGTGGCCTCGAAGATGTCGGCGCGAGACGTGGGGATGGGTGCCCGGCCGTCCGGCCGCTTCCGGCGGGCCTCGGGCGGGACCTTGATGTTCTCCTCGAGGAAGACCTGCAGGCCGGTCGTCCACTTCTTCAGCAGCAGCATGCGCAGGCCGGTCTTGCCGGCGAGACCGACGAAGTACTTGGGGAAGTTCTTGAACTCGGAAATGGTCGTCAGCTCGGCGATGCCGGCGCGGAGCAGGGCCATGCCGTCGCGGCCCACGTCGCCCCGCGCATGGCGGAGGGGAGCCACCACGGGCCCCCGCACCGGTTCCACGGCGGGGGACTCGGGCTGGTCGGTGTCCGCCTCGTCGGTGGGCACGTTGCCCACGTCGCCCGTTTCGGCGGTGAGCTCCTGCACCCGCGACTGCAGCGTGCCGAGGGTCTGCAGGATCTCCTGGAGTTCGTTGGTCTTGCTCGCCACGTGTTCCCTCACTGTCGGCGGACCGGCGACGCGGCCGGGGGCGTCCGGGGGCCTCGCACGGTCTCGTGGACCGTCGTCATCTGCTCATCGGCAGCTTACGGGGCCCCTTTTACCGTTTTTTGCCCTTCCCGCCCCCCGGCCCGGCGGTTGCGTCCGGGCCGCCCGCCGGTTAGGTTGGCCCGGAAACACCGCTTCGGGAACCGTCCGGGGGAGTCTTCCATGCCGTTCCGCATCACCAAGTCGTTCCGCTTCGACGCGGCCCATCACCTGCCCCACGTGCCGGAAGGCCACAAGTGCGGCCGGCTGCACGGCCACACGTACACGGTGAAACTGGGTCTGGAAGGCCCGCTGGACGAGCGGATGGGATGGGTCCAGGACTACGGCGACGTGAGCGCCGCCTTCCGGCCCGTGCTGGAGATGTTCGACCACTACGACCTGAACGCCATTCCCGGGCTCGAGAACAGCACCGCCGAGATCATGGCCCGCTGGATCTACGAGCGGCTGAAACCGGACCTGCCGCTCCTGGTGGACGTCACGGTGTGTGAGACGCCCACCACCGAGGCGGTCTACCGGCCCTGAGGCGAGAGTTCCAGCCGGACGGGCTCGACGCTCTCGGCGGGGACCCAGCCTTCCCAGTCGCCCCCCATGCCGACCCGCACCCATCCCTCGCGACGGCCGACGATGTTCAGGGTCAGGCCGTCGTGCACCTCGAAGAGGGTCGAGAAATCCCGCGACGGGCCCGAGCGCACGGCGACCTCGTCGGCCACGACGACGGCCTCGTCGCGGCCCTGTTCGTCGTACCAGCGCGCCGTGGTGATCGCCACGACCACGACGAGGACCCCGGCGCCGGCCAGGAGCAGCCGCCGGTGGCGCTCGCCGAAGCCGTCGCGGTACCATCCCCAGGCCACGAGCCCGGCCACCAGCCACGCCAGCACCACCGTCAGCAGGCCCCACTGGTCGAGGGTGAAGGCCTGGACCAGCGCCACGAACTGGGCGATGAACAGGGGCAGCGAGCCCTCGTTCAGTTCGAGGTCGCGGATGTGGCGCCGCACCCACTGGAGGTTGGCCGCCACGTCGCGGTCGCGGGGCGCCAGCCGTTCGGCGCGCAGGTACGAGGCCACCGCGCGGCCGAGTTCGCCACGGCGGGCGTAGGTGTTGCCGAGATTGAAGTGCAGCACCGGATCGTTGACGCCGGCCTCGCGGGCTTCCAGGTACAGCGCCGCCGCATCGTCGAGACGCCCTTCGGTGTAGGCCTGGTTGCCTTCGGCCAGCAGGCGCGCGGGATCGGCCCCCGGACGGTCGTCGCCCGCCCCGGCGGGCCCGGCCAGGCCGGCCAGGAGCAGGGCGAGCAGCAGGATCGCCAGACGCGGCATCGCGCCGCCGACCTGGCCACGGGCCCGGTCGACCCGCCGCAGGACCTCGGCGGCGTCGCGGGCCAGATCGACCGAGGCCGTCCCGCCGGCGCCGCCGAAACGGGCCGCATCGCAGGCCGCGAGGATCCCGGTCAGGCGTCGCGCGGCGGCGGCATCGTCCAGGGCGCGGCAGTGGGCCTGGACCTGCTCCGGCCCCACCGAGGCCAGGGGCCGGTCGTGGCAGTCGGCGACGTAGCCGCAGATGGCCCGGGCCACGTCGTCGGGACTCGGGGCGGCCTCGGGGGCCAGCCGCGCCAAGGCGGCCGCCAGGGCCCCTCGCCGACGCCGTCCGGCCGGGTCGCGCCGGGCGGCGGCCCAGCGGGCCAGAAGCAGGCGGAAGCCGCCCAGCAGGGCCACGGGCAGCAGCAGCAGCCCCCACCACAGGCGGCCGCCGGTCCAGGTGCCGGACTGCCGCGAGAGGGAGCGCGGCACCTGGTGGATGAAGGCGAGGTCTTCGCCGAGCCGGGCGATCTCGCTGCGCAGGAAGCCGGACTCGTCCTCGCTGGGGCGGGGGCGGTCGCTCGGCAGCACCGTCACGCGCCAGGGCTCGGTGTGCGAGGTGCGGTAGCGGCCATCGGCCGCGTCGAACCACGTCAGCGCCACCGCAGGCACCTCCAGGGCGCCCTCCAGATCGGGCACGATGACCTTCTCCACCGCGATGTGGCCCACGAGCCGGTCACGGTCGATGGCCGTGCGGTAGTTCTCGCCGGCGTCGTGCAGCCGCGCCCCCACGGGCACCGGCACCGGCAGTTCGCTGAATCCCTTGAGGAAGCCGTCGGCCGTGAGCCTGACCTGCAGCCCGATGGCCTCGCCCCGCGGCACCGTATCGCGGTCGACCACGCTCACGAGGTCGAGGGACGTGGCCACGAGCCCGCTGTAGCCGTCCGGGGCCGGCCGCGGCAGTTCCTGCACGGTGATGGTGAGCGGTTCGGTGCGCAGGACGCGCGGGCCGGTGCGCGAGCGCTGGGACTGGAAGAAGCGGTCGAAGACTCCCGCCGGGAAGCTGAGCTCGGCCGGCTCGATGGTCAACGCACCGGCACGGGTCGGGAAGACGGCGTAGCGGATCTCGGTCACGTTGTAGGCCCGGCCCCTGACCACGCGGCGTGCATTCTTCTCGCCGAGATCCTCGCGCCAGAAGCCCTCCGTGCGCGGCGGGGTGTACGACGGGTTGTTCCAGGGCTGGACCCGGCGCCAGTAGCTGAAGGTGACGACCACCTGCTGACCGACCCAGGCCTTGTCGTGGTCGGCGGTGAGCGTGACGAAGATGTCGTCGCCAGGCTGGCCGGCGGCCCCGCCCGCGCCCGCAGCGGGCTCCGGATCCGGTCGCGCGGTGCGGTTGCCGGTCTGGGCCGGAGGCAGGGCATTCGCACCCGCGGCCGCCTGCGTGACCGTGATGGCGATGGGCTCGGTGCTGCAGGTGGCGCCGCCCGCATGGATCGTGACGGCCGGTATCGTGAAGTCGGCGTCGGTCTCGACCCGCAGGAAGTAGGTGCGCGACACGGAGGTCTCGGTGCGCCCGTTCACCATGCTCATGCTCTGGTTGGTGCCCCCGGCATAGGTGCGCACGCCCGGGATGGCGGGCAGATCGAAGTCCGCCGACCAGCCCATGTCGCCGCGCGTGCTCACCGTCAGCATGATCTCGCCGCCCTGGGGCACGCTCGTCCGATTGACCGCCGCGTCGCACTCGTAGGTCGCGCGGGCCGGTCCGGCCAGGGCCAGGATCACACCCACGGCCGCGATCAGGCCGCCAAGGTCTCGTCGCCTCACCATTTCTTCCCGCTCTTCGGTTTGCCGCCCTTCAGGCGTTTCTGGACCGAGCGCTTGAGTTCCTCCTCGTCCCGGTCGAGGGCCTTGAGGATCTGCTCCTGCTGCTCCTTGGTCAGCTCCTCGGGGTTCGCCCCGTCCTGCCCATCCTCGGACGGCTCGGGCTGCTGCTGGTCCTCACCGGGCTGATCCGGCCGGGGCTGCTCCGTGGGCTCCTGCTCGTCCTGCCCCTGCTCCTGATCCTGCGGCTGCTCCTGCTGCTGCTGGCCCTGTTCGCCGTCCTGCTCTTCCTGCTGCTCCTGCTGCTGCTGTTGCTGGTCCTGCTGCTCGTCCTCGCCCTGCTGGTCCTGCTGCTGCTCTTCCTGCTCCTGCTCCTGCTTCTCCTGCTGCTGTTCCTGCTGCTGCTGCTGTTCCTGCTGCTGCTGTCCCTGCTGCTGCTGCTCCTCGAGCCGGCGCTGGGCGACCTCGAGGTTGAAAAGGGCGTCCTTCTGGTCCGGATCGAGGCGGAGGGTCTCGCGCAGGCTCTCGACGGCGCCCTGGGGATCGCCGGCGGCGAGCCGCGCGGTGCCCTGGTTGTAGAGGGCCTCGGCCCGGAGCGTCGGATCCTCGCTCGCGTCGGCCACCCGATCGAAGGCCCCGAGGGCGTCTTCGTAGCGCTCGAGCTGGAAGAGGGCCTCGCCCACG
This genomic interval from bacterium contains the following:
- a CDS encoding BtpA/SgcQ family protein, with protein sequence MWTRDDLREALGSGVVGMIHLPALPGSPGWQGDLAAVETFTLAEAEALTAGGVRAIMVENYHDVPFLPGRVGAETVAAMTRLVGAVGRHFPDVALGVNVLRNDVDSALGIAVATGARFVRVNVHSGAAVTDQGPITGRAWETLRRRRELGADRPAAYVAILADVRVKHARPLVARPLAEEAADLRLRGRADAVIVTGAATGAGTDPADLVTVREALPDCPLLVGSGADAATAAMLRAHADGCIVGTSLKEPGAPARVSATRTREFLAAWQAVGA
- a CDS encoding BatD family protein; amino-acid sequence: MVRRRDLGGLIAAVGVILALAGPARATYECDAAVNRTSVPQGGEIMLTVSTRGDMGWSADFDLPAIPGVRTYAGGTNQSMSMVNGRTETSVSRTYFLRVETDADFTIPAVTIHAGGATCSTEPIAITVTQAAAGANALPPAQTGNRTARPDPEPAAGAGGAAGQPGDDIFVTLTADHDKAWVGQQVVVTFSYWRRVQPWNNPSYTPPRTEGFWREDLGEKNARRVVRGRAYNVTEIRYAVFPTRAGALTIEPAELSFPAGVFDRFFQSQRSRTGPRVLRTEPLTITVQELPRPAPDGYSGLVATSLDLVSVVDRDTVPRGEAIGLQVRLTADGFLKGFSELPVPVPVGARLHDAGENYRTAIDRDRLVGHIAVEKVIVPDLEGALEVPAVALTWFDAADGRYRTSHTEPWRVTVLPSDRPRPSEDESGFLRSEIARLGEDLAFIHQVPRSLSRQSGTWTGGRLWWGLLLLPVALLGGFRLLLARWAAARRDPAGRRRRGALAAALARLAPEAAPSPDDVARAICGYVADCHDRPLASVGPEQVQAHCRALDDAAAARRLTGILAACDAARFGGAGGTASVDLARDAAEVLRRVDRARGQVGGAMPRLAILLLALLLAGLAGPAGAGDDRPGADPARLLAEGNQAYTEGRLDDAAALYLEAREAGVNDPVLHFNLGNTYARRGELGRAVASYLRAERLAPRDRDVAANLQWVRRHIRDLELNEGSLPLFIAQFVALVQAFTLDQWGLLTVVLAWLVAGLVAWGWYRDGFGERHRRLLLAGAGVLVVVVAITTARWYDEQGRDEAVVVADEVAVRSGPSRDFSTLFEVHDGLTLNIVGRREGWVRVGMGGDWEGWVPAESVEPVRLELSPQGR
- the rfbB gene encoding dTDP-glucose 4,6-dehydratase; this encodes MNILVTGGAGFIGANYVRLLLERGDDHVVNFDLLTYAGNLANLAGCEDDPRYAFVRGDVRDRAAVRTALRDHAIDAVVHFAAESHVDRSVEGPEVFVTTNVVGTEILLEEARAAGVDRFVMVSTDEVYGSLGDEGAFTESTPLAPNSPYSASKASADLLCRAFHHTFGFPVMTTRCSNNYGPYQFPEKLIPLMIANALEDKPLPVYGDGRNVRDWLYVRDHCTAVDAVLRRGRPGGVYNVGGGNEMRNITLVEMLVDHLGRSRDLITFVKDRPGHDLRYAIDATLIREELGWQPEVAFSDGLARTVDWYLANRSWWEEIRSGDYQGYYERMYGSRGGADA
- a CDS encoding HDOD domain-containing protein, which produces MASKTNELQEILQTLGTLQSRVQELTAETGDVGNVPTDEADTDQPESPAVEPVRGPVVAPLRHARGDVGRDGMALLRAGIAELTTISEFKNFPKYFVGLAGKTGLRMLLLKKWTTGLQVFLEENIKVPPEARRKRPDGRAPIPTSRADIFEATANEATVYAGPVPVKHFPLDLTLMLGRGSRDRQIVIVPLPSQGHWNTFIYLDADKAAEKSLAIAEILAQFALARMQLLAKGVQTRQGRVAGILKSELHRRQKSQALRAERGPQPPALAADPPGSDDPLAIGGPVSPGPAPAASNAPEIDPFVVQPATAENADEGAPAPRPRRKLKLAPAGTSAPETDTGRTAMPDPKTADALPEAPAWADGDGATVRLTPEIVLSHSGELPALPRAACHIMAVIEDPRTTATKLESALAMDQALTAKVLRIANSPFYGAVREIKTVSEAIVRLGFVAIRNWTLVTAARSVFLAPGAGMLYQKIWRQSVMSAMAGQLVAQVVGRADPEAVFIGGLMQNIGQLVLARSHPELFQEILTESATTGRPYHEVEKETLGFDHGALGALLIREWNLSQDLEDAVRWHHDFAADEARNAQVAAMIALGEEIALTTSGEDADPSATDAPAEPEELSPVARFLGVTSVRVRELREKAKELQIDPHFFT
- the queD gene encoding 6-carboxytetrahydropterin synthase QueD; amino-acid sequence: MPFRITKSFRFDAAHHLPHVPEGHKCGRLHGHTYTVKLGLEGPLDERMGWVQDYGDVSAAFRPVLEMFDHYDLNAIPGLENSTAEIMARWIYERLKPDLPLLVDVTVCETPTTEAVYRP
- a CDS encoding thymidine kinase; this encodes MQIINGKTGWLEVICGPMFSGKSEELIKRLRRAQIAKRRVQIFKHAIDARYDATKIVSHSAQSMPGVAVSDVRDILDLVDDRTELVAIDEGQFFSDDIVEVANTLANRGKRVIVAGLDLDYMGNPFGPMPQLLCSAEYVTKQLAICMTCGDPANFTQRLTKATEQVVVGAAETYEARCRLHFEPPAEAGADGEAEGPERRSARG